One Candidatus Firestonebacteria bacterium RIFOXYD2_FULL_39_29 genomic region harbors:
- a CDS encoding redox-regulated ATPase YchF, whose product MKLGIVGLPNVGKSTLFNALTKLAAEVANFPFTTINPNVGIVTVFDERLEKLSKIIPHEKLTFTTVEFVDIAGLVKGASKGEGLGNQFLSHIREVDGILHVVRCFEDENVVHVSGSVDPVRDAEIINTELLLADLEHVEKGFQKIQKLLKTNNKKVFQEQDMLRKIKENLNKGVPVRLIKFEEHEAEFMTQYFFLTSKPMLYLANVSENKSPAVTKLKEKAKEENAEVVEIMSKLELEMCSLTEEECKEFGKEYGIDEAGLKRLVKAAHSLLGLITFFTVKEPEIRSWSISANTKAPKAAGKIHSDMERGFISAEVINTEELLKIGSWSEARAKGALALQGKEYTVKDGDVIQFRFGL is encoded by the coding sequence ATGAAACTTGGCATTGTTGGTTTACCCAATGTAGGAAAGTCCACGCTTTTTAATGCCCTGACTAAACTTGCGGCGGAGGTGGCTAATTTTCCGTTCACAACAATTAATCCTAATGTCGGGATTGTTACTGTTTTTGATGAGAGGTTGGAAAAGCTCTCAAAGATAATTCCTCATGAAAAGCTGACTTTTACTACCGTTGAGTTTGTTGACATTGCGGGACTGGTTAAAGGTGCTTCCAAGGGGGAAGGGCTTGGCAATCAGTTTTTATCCCACATTCGTGAAGTTGATGGAATACTCCACGTGGTCAGATGTTTTGAGGATGAAAATGTCGTGCATGTTTCCGGTAGCGTTGACCCGGTCAGGGATGCGGAGATAATAAATACCGAACTTCTCCTCGCTGATCTTGAGCATGTAGAAAAAGGTTTTCAAAAAATACAAAAGCTTTTAAAAACCAATAACAAAAAAGTATTTCAAGAACAGGATATGCTAAGGAAGATTAAAGAAAATCTTAACAAGGGAGTTCCGGTCCGCTTAATTAAATTTGAAGAGCACGAAGCGGAGTTCATGACGCAGTACTTTTTCCTGACAAGCAAGCCGATGTTATATCTGGCAAATGTAAGCGAGAATAAATCCCCTGCGGTTACAAAGTTGAAGGAAAAAGCCAAAGAAGAAAACGCCGAAGTGGTGGAAATAATGAGCAAGCTGGAGCTTGAAATGTGTTCTTTGACCGAAGAAGAATGCAAAGAGTTCGGAAAAGAGTACGGTATTGACGAAGCCGGTTTGAAGCGTCTTGTTAAAGCCGCGCATTCGCTTCTTGGCCTTATAACATTCTTTACTGTAAAAGAACCCGAAATCAGATCCTGGTCCATCTCCGCAAATACTAAAGCCCCGAAAGCCGCCGGAAAGATACACTCCGATATGGAAAGGGGTTTTATAAGCGCTGAAGTAATTAACACAGAAGAACTTTTAAAGATAGGTTCCTGGTCAGAAGCCCGCGCCAAAGGTGCCCTTGCCCTGCAAGGAAAAGAGTACACCGTAAAAGACGGCGACGTGATACAATTTCGTTTCGGGCTTTAG
- a CDS encoding 30S ribosomal protein S6 — translation MIVYETTFVVDGKTPEAEVEKLTAKFTQIITTAKGEIVKIEKLGKRELSYMIGNSKDGYYVYIEAKMDGEIVKEVERNYRISDAVLRYLTIKKVIHKPIKKKKKKVVAAASTAPAVPSVPAAK, via the coding sequence TTGATAGTTTATGAAACGACATTTGTTGTAGACGGTAAGACCCCGGAAGCGGAAGTGGAAAAGCTCACGGCGAAGTTCACCCAGATTATCACCACGGCAAAGGGTGAGATAGTAAAGATAGAAAAGCTGGGAAAGAGAGAGCTTTCTTATATGATAGGTAATTCCAAAGACGGTTACTATGTATATATCGAAGCAAAGATGGACGGGGAAATAGTAAAAGAGGTTGAAAGAAATTACAGGATCAGTGACGCGGTTTTAAGATACCTCACTATTAAAAAGGTGATACATAAACCGATAAAGAAGAAAAAGAAAAAAGTAGTTGCGGCTGCGTCCACTGCTCCTGCAGTGCCTTCTGTGCCCGCAGCAAAATAA
- a CDS encoding single-stranded DNA-binding protein, which produces MASLNKVMLIGNLTRDPELKYIPSGSAVGTLNIAVNRKYKAQDGSLKDDVCFVRVTVWGKPAENCNEYLSKGSPVYIEGRLQFKSWEKDGQKRSSLDVVAERVQFLGGKKGAATGGDSEAIPEEPIEGAAGGGSEEDKPPF; this is translated from the coding sequence ATGGCCAGTTTAAATAAAGTAATGTTGATAGGCAATCTCACCAGAGATCCGGAGTTGAAATATATTCCGAGCGGGTCCGCGGTTGGTACTTTAAATATTGCTGTAAACAGGAAGTACAAAGCCCAGGACGGGTCGCTAAAAGATGATGTTTGTTTTGTCCGGGTGACAGTATGGGGAAAGCCTGCGGAAAATTGTAATGAGTATTTAAGTAAAGGCAGCCCGGTTTATATTGAAGGAAGACTTCAATTTAAAAGCTGGGAGAAGGATGGACAGAAGAGATCATCTCTGGATGTTGTAGCAGAACGCGTCCAATTTTTAGGCGGAAAGAAAGGGGCGGCTACAGGCGGGGATTCAGAAGCTATTCCTGAAGAACCTATTGAAGGCGCAGCCGGCGGCGGATCGGAAGAAGACAAGCCCCCGTTTTGA
- a CDS encoding 30S ribosomal protein S18, translating to MENRYESRGESRGDSRGGDRGGDRGGSRSDGPGGRGARPRGKFFKGPRRKQCRFCTEENMTIDYKNVSMLRQFLTERAKIVPRRTTGNCAKHQRQMTEAVKRARVLALVPFTVE from the coding sequence ATGGAAAATAGATATGAATCCAGAGGTGAATCAAGAGGAGACTCCAGAGGCGGCGATAGAGGAGGGGACAGGGGCGGTTCGAGGTCTGATGGTCCCGGCGGCAGAGGTGCCAGACCCAGAGGTAAATTTTTTAAAGGTCCGAGAAGAAAACAGTGCAGATTCTGTACCGAAGAGAATATGACCATAGATTATAAAAATGTAAGTATGCTCCGCCAGTTTTTAACGGAAAGAGCAAAGATTGTTCCAAGGAGAACCACCGGTAATTGCGCGAAGCATCAGAGACAGATGACCGAAGCCGTAAAAAGGGCAAGAGTTCTCGCCCTGGTACCTTTCACGGTGGAATAG
- a CDS encoding 50S ribosomal protein L9 — MKVILIKDVDKIGKKGDIKNVSDGYARNFLFAKNVAVPATETSIKGVEEMKKRDVIKLAKEKEVFVELASKLGKLSLTITTQVGEEDKMFGAVTTEDIAEAIKKEGFEVDKRKIDLVEPIKALGAFDVGIKLHPEVTATVKVWVVKK; from the coding sequence ATGAAAGTCATACTTATTAAAGATGTTGATAAAATAGGAAAGAAAGGCGATATTAAAAATGTTTCTGACGGTTATGCCAGGAACTTTTTATTTGCAAAAAATGTTGCTGTTCCTGCTACGGAAACAAGTATAAAAGGTGTTGAAGAGATGAAGAAGAGGGATGTTATTAAGCTTGCGAAGGAAAAAGAGGTATTCGTAGAACTTGCATCCAAGCTTGGAAAGCTTTCTCTGACGATAACAACACAAGTCGGCGAAGAAGATAAGATGTTTGGTGCTGTTACCACTGAAGATATTGCCGAAGCTATAAAAAAAGAAGGCTTCGAAGTGGATAAGAGAAAGATCGATCTTGTCGAACCTATTAAAGCTCTTGGGGCTTTTGATGTGGGAATAAAGCTTCATCCTGAAGTTACCGCGACCGTTAAGGTCTGGGTAGTAAAAAAGTAG
- a CDS encoding replicative DNA helicase — protein MANEKLPPQNIEAEKSVIGSMLIEPEALQKVVELLKEDSFYRDSHRKIFSAVMRLFDNNQPVDLITVAEELKKNNELDRVGGAEYIAELINTVPTAANVEYYAGIVKEKSALRDLINISTAIITDAYNENSVADTLLDKAEHQIFSISEKRIRPGFLKMKDLVHASIQKIEELSYKQVLVTGVPTGFEKLDEMTTGLHGGELIVIAARPGMGKTSLCLSIALNASIRYKIPVAIFSLEMAADQIVLRMLSAEARVSMHRLRSGKTYDNEWPNITMAASHLAEAPIYIDDSSSISALEIKAKCRRLKADKDIGLIVVDYLQLMESTRGTENRVQEVSQVTRSLKGLAKEMGVPVIVASQLSRATEKQEKMERRPLLSHLRESGSIEQDADAVLMLYRESYYNREIENKAETELIIAKQRNGPVGTLKIAFLDEYAKFDNLTIAPQPLPSAPEEM, from the coding sequence ATGGCAAATGAGAAGCTTCCGCCGCAGAACATAGAAGCCGAGAAATCGGTTATAGGTTCGATGCTTATAGAACCTGAGGCCTTGCAGAAAGTTGTTGAGCTGCTCAAGGAAGACAGCTTTTACAGGGATTCGCACAGAAAAATATTCTCTGCGGTGATGCGCCTTTTTGATAATAATCAGCCGGTTGATCTCATTACCGTAGCTGAAGAGTTAAAAAAGAATAATGAGCTTGACAGGGTGGGCGGAGCGGAATATATTGCAGAACTCATTAATACGGTTCCGACCGCCGCTAATGTCGAATACTACGCGGGTATAGTTAAGGAAAAAAGTGCTCTCAGAGATCTGATAAATATTTCAACTGCAATAATTACGGATGCCTATAATGAAAATTCTGTAGCAGATACACTTCTCGATAAAGCAGAGCATCAGATATTTTCCATATCGGAAAAGCGTATACGTCCGGGATTCCTCAAAATGAAGGATTTGGTGCATGCTTCTATTCAAAAAATAGAAGAACTTTCATATAAACAGGTTCTGGTCACCGGGGTTCCTACCGGTTTTGAAAAGCTTGATGAGATGACTACCGGCCTTCACGGCGGAGAACTCATAGTTATTGCGGCCCGTCCTGGTATGGGTAAAACCTCTCTATGTCTTTCCATAGCCCTCAATGCTTCCATCAGATATAAAATACCGGTTGCTATTTTCTCTCTTGAAATGGCCGCGGATCAAATAGTACTCAGAATGCTCTCCGCTGAAGCCAGAGTATCCATGCACCGGTTAAGATCCGGAAAAACCTATGATAATGAATGGCCGAATATTACCATGGCGGCAAGTCACCTGGCAGAGGCGCCGATATATATAGATGATTCTTCGAGTATTTCTGCGCTTGAGATTAAAGCAAAGTGTAGAAGATTGAAAGCCGATAAAGATATCGGACTTATAGTTGTAGATTACCTTCAGTTAATGGAGAGTACGAGAGGTACGGAAAACAGAGTACAGGAAGTTTCGCAGGTGACAAGAAGTCTGAAGGGACTGGCAAAAGAAATGGGAGTCCCGGTTATTGTAGCTTCCCAGCTTTCCCGCGCCACTGAAAAACAGGAGAAAATGGAAAGAAGGCCGTTACTTTCTCATCTTCGTGAGTCGGGCTCTATCGAACAGGATGCTGATGCCGTACTTATGCTTTACAGAGAATCCTACTACAACAGAGAGATTGAAAACAAAGCAGAGACAGAACTGATAATTGCAAAGCAAAGAAACGGTCCCGTAGGTACCCTCAAAATAGCCTTCCTTGACGAATACGCAAAGTTCGACAATCTTACAATTGCCCCGCAGCCCCTGCCTTCTGCTCCGGAAGAAATGTGA